TTTAACGAAAggaaaagacaaaagaaaaataaagatGACTTTAAAACGGCTAGTGAATGCAAAGTAAAAGAGTTCAGACAAACTACACAAACTGAAAGATGAGACAAATGACTACGGTAAGTATTTTCTAAATATAAATTGTCTTCTTCTCTAGATGCTTTGATTTGAAATTTCTTTGTAGGGTTTGAACAGACTATTTCCCTTCATGAGATGGTACTTATCTGACCTTATCTAACGTTATTCTAACAGAGGTTACAATCTCAAATCTAATGAATATGCAATGAAATGAAAAAAGATAACTAGAACAGAAAGCATATCTTTTTGTACTTTCCCTGCCAAAGAAAACACCTACTTCTGAAAATTCTGTTACCTAATTAGGAACTAATGTAATCACTTGTCATTCTGGATCCTGAGCTGTATATAGATGCAGAGTAACATAGGGCATATGATAATACATAAGCAAACATAAATGCAGGGTAATGTAGAACACATGATAAATCATGGGCACACATCAAGAGAAGAGTACTTAGGACAAATTCAAACCTAAAGCACATGATGTCTAAACTGTCCAGATACACAAAATAACTTGGTAAAAATATCACCCCAGTGTTACAGCTTAGCAAGTTAATTTAATCCCTTACACATGACCTAGGTACCCCATCATGATGTCATCGTGGTGGAGGTGTCATTACCTATATTTAATCATAATGCTGAGATGACACAGTTATCATTTTCCTAAAGAGATGATTGGCCCACAGAAGGGGGAAATAGATGGCATACATCAATCATAGACACAGGTTACATGGTGTTCCAACAGTACAGCACATAGTCTGTGCATTCTTTGTGCATTTAAACATTATTTTAGTGCTGATGGCACAAAGTACTATAGGATGGTTGTGTAGTGGAACTGTGGCTCCAAGACCTAATGATCCTATACTCTTCATCTAGGATAATGGTCCTTCCCTTCTTTAATGTCAAActtggtgtctctagactggTCTCGTAGACCTGTTTCCTCCAGACTGGGTTAGGCTCCTGTAACGCAGAGGTCTCTAGACTGGTCTCGTGGACCTGTTTCCTCCAGACTGGGTTAGACTCCTGTAACGCAGAGGTCTCTAGACTGGTCTCGTTGACCTGTTTCCTCCTGAATGGGGTAGGGTCCTGTAACGCAGAGGTCTCTAGACTGGTCTCGTAGACCCGTTTCCTCCTGAATGGGGTAGGGTCCTGTAACGCAGAGGTCTCTAGACTGGTCTCGTAGACCCGTTTCCTCCTGAATGGGGTAGGGTCCTGTAACGCAAAGGTCTCTAGACTGGTCTCGTAGACCTGTTCCCTCCAGACTGGGTTAGGCTCCTGTAACGCAGAGGTCTCTAGACTGGTCTCGTAGACCTGTTTGCTCCTGACTGGGTTAGGATCCTGTAACGCAGAGGTCTCTAGACTGGTCTCGTAGACCCGTTTCCTCCTGACTGGGTTAGGGTCCTGTAACGCAGAGGTCTCTAGACTGGTCTCGTAGACCTGTTCCCTCCAGACTGGGTTAGGGTCCTGTCAAGCAGAGGTCTCTAGACTGGTCTCGTAGACCCGTTTCCTCCTGAATGGGGTAGGGTCCTGTAACGCAAAGGTCTCTAGACTGGTCTCGTAGACCTGTTCCCTCCAGACTGGGTTAGGCTCCTGTAACGCAGAGGTCTCTAGACTGGTCTCGTGGACCTGTTTCCTCCAGACTGGGTTAGACTCCTGTAACGCAGAGGTCTCTAGACTGGTCTCGTTGACCTGTTTCCTCCTGAATGGGGTAGGGTCCTGTAACGCAGAGGTCTCTAGACTGGTCTCGTAGACCCGTTTCCTCCTGAATGGGGTAGGGTCCTGTAACACAGAGGTCTCTAGACTGGTCTCGTAGACCCGTTTCCTTCTGAATGGGGTAGGGTCCTGTAACGCAAAGGTCTCTAGACTGGTCTCGTAGACCTGTTCCCTCCAGACTGGGTTAGGCTCCTGTAACGCAGAGGTCTCTAGACTGGTCTCGTAGACCTGTTTGCTCCTGACTGGGTTAGGATCCTGTAACGCAGAGGTCTCTAGACTGGTCTCGTAGACCCGTTTCCTCCTGACTGGGTTAGGGTCCTGTAACGCAGAGGTCTCTAGACTGGTCTCGTAGACCTGTTCCCTCCAGACTGGGTTAGGGTCCTGTCAAGCAGAGGTCTCTAGACTGGTCTCGTAGACCCGTTTCCTCCTGAATGGGGTAGGGTCCTGTAACGCAAAGGTCTCTAGACTGGTCTCGTAGACCTGTTCCCTCCAGACTGGGTTAGGCTCCTGTAACGCAGAGGTCTCTAGACTGGTCTTGTAGACCTGTTTGATCCTGACTGGGTTAGGATCCTGTAACGCAGAGGTCTCTAGACTGGTCTCGTAGACCCGTTTCCTCCTGACTGGGTTAGGGTCCTGTAACGCAGAGGTCTCTAGACTGGTCTCGTAGACCTGTTCCCTCCAGACTGGGTTAGGGTCCTGTCAAGCAGAGGTCTCTAGACTGGTCTCGTAGACCTGTTTCCTCCTGAATGGGTTAGGGTCCTGTAACGCAGAGGTCTCTAGACTGGTCTCGTAGACCTGTTCCCTCCAGACTGGGTTAGGGTCCTGTAACGCAGAGGCCTCTAGACTGGTCTCGTAGACCTGTTTGCTCCTGACTGGGTTAGGATCCTGTAACGCAGAGGGCGCTTTGGTGCAATAGTGTGGCGGATGTatgtgctgagaagaacgagaTTTAATTGGGGCAAATCCATAATCATAGTCATATGAATTAGTCTATGAATTACCAATGCATATGGTACGAGAAGACATAACTACTagaacacaacaaaacacaggCTAAATGCAAACAAACCATGTAACAAACTCACAAGCATGAAACACTGATTACCAGTATGATGAAACATataacacacagactcataaGTACATCATGAAACATGCGCAGAAAACCAAGACTTGGAAACATGGGGCTTCACGCAATGACCAGCAACAGATCATCAAGGGATTCAACTATACACACAAGAACGAGGGACATTCTTACAATTTAATAGGTGTGACAACTGAAATAAtaacaaaagcacatggaacACAAAAACAAGGATATGACtaacaggtggaggtggggccaGACAGTACCCCtcaacccccacacccctccaaataacaggaaacaaaaaacacagacaaaccACAAACAAAGCTAAACAGAACAAAAAGAACACAAAAAACATCACAGGAGAAACCAGAGGAGAAGAGACGGGAGCAACACAACCAGAGAGAACATAACCAACAGACACAGAAGAAACAGGAGAACGGTAACCAGCTGAGGACACAGGAACTGGGGCTGAACATAAACCAGGAGACAGAGCAGGAGAGCCAAACCAAGGAACAGAAAGAGATGCGGGAACAGACAGTGGATCAGAACCAGGACTACAAGACCTAGGAAGACGAAAAGAGCAACTGGAGGGAAGAGGAGTTGGAGAAGGCACATGGTACAGAAACAGAGTGATGGCAACAGGATCACAAAAACAGGATGCTGGGCAGGGCATGTAGCAACATAAGGAGCAGGACTCGAGACCAACACAGGATGAGGAACAACAGAAGGACCTGGAGACACAGGAACAAAACTGGGAACAGGAGAAGATTCAGGAACACAGCAGAGGGAAACACAAGAATTGGGATGACTAGTACAGGGGAGAACAGAGGTAAGAATTTGAAAACCAAGACGGGTGACAAACCTAGGGACAGACAAGGAAACGGGTACGGTGGCAGACACAACAACAGGAACAGGCAAGGAGATGGAGTCAGATACAGAGACAGTAACAGGGTCCAAAACAAAATCAAGAACTGAATTGGGCAAACATGTGATAACAGGCATGGAAGTGGGAAGAAACACAGGGGTCAAATTATTAGTCCTAGTGGGTCCACAAGCTGGTGGCAAAGTCACGGGAGGCCTTGTGGAACTGTGGCGGGTCGCAGCTAACTGAGGCTTTGGGCAGCTACATTGGGACATGGCCATAGGAGCAAGTTGGACGTGCTGTGGGATGTCCTCTGGGGCTGGCCAGGTGGGCTGCACAACGTCCTTTTTGCCAGGCCCGGTGTGCTGCTCTACGTCCTCTGGGGTACAGCGGGTGGCCTCTGGACCTGGCCAGGTGGCCTCTGAAGCACTCTGGCACCTCTTGAGCCTTGGGGACAGCAACTAGGATGGCCTCTTGTGCCTGGGGGACGGCCACAGTAGCCACTGCAGCTGCTCGTTGTAATGTGCCGGCTTCCACACCAGGGCTCCCCAAGTCCACAAACTTCCCCATATTACTGCTGAGAAAGGTCTGACGGACATCGAGGACCTAGCGTGGAAGTATACTCCCCCCAAGACATTCCACTCTATTGGGGACAGGCTTGGAAGCAAATTCCTCGCCAGGAACAGAAGCCAGTGACATGAAGTCTCCTGTGCTGGGATCAGGCACTGGAAGTATTGCTATTCCCACACCAGGAACAGGTACTAGAGGTGTGGCATCTCCTGCTCTGGGAGATGaaaccggagtctcgctctctcgctgcgTCCTGGTAAGGCTGGTCATTCAGTATACGTCAATGTTGTTTTTGGAGAGATTGCGTGGTAGACGTATTTGCTGAGAAGAGTGATATTTATTAGGGGCAAATCCATAAtcgtatgaatgaatgaaacttatatttctatctttaaatatattttcaatAACCCAAGGTCGCACAGGTACAATCTTTCGCTACCATTCACACACCAGCAAAAAGCAGCAGCCAGGGCACAACGTACTCTCTACCAGGGGGACTGAAGGGAAGCAGGAAGGGAAGAGAGGATCACCATCCCCCACTGGGCATACAGAcgcacacattcatgcacagacacacaactgTTTATtggacacacacagtcacaaataAACATGCACTGAGAATTTTCTaaggactgccaatttacctaacctccatgtcacTAGAAAACAGAGAAACAAGATCAAGAAATTAAATTAGACACACATGAGACCAATTACAAGGGGTGGAGTTACAAATGAATAGGCATGACAACTGAAATAATAACAAAAGCGCATGgaacacgaaaacaaaaacatgtgaCAGGTGAGGGCGGGGCCAGGTGTGACTGGTCCAATGTCTATCTTGGAATATGGAGTTATAAGAATCATAGAAAATTTGGGCAGTCTTGGATACAGGCCTGTTCATGAATTCCAAAGGGATAGTCATGGTTCATGGGTCACCCAGAGAAAGGGTGACTAGAGTGAAGATTAAAGGGCTTTCTCCACTACATATGCCATCTGGGTTCATTTTCGCTTGGTGTTGCACTTCCAGAATATGTATTCTGAATTCATTAATGCTTATGTATTGTAAAATGTGAAATAACTAGTGCAGTTTAGGGTTTGTTATGTCTGACATGGACATTCTACTACTAGACCGTGTTAAAGCGGACATGGACCTGAAGGAGCTGAGTGAGAGTGTACAGCAGCTACAGTCGCAACAGCAAGGGGCTCCTACGCTCCTCATCTCACCCAAGAAACCCACCAGGAGTCTCGACAAGACCATTGAGAGCTGCAAGGCCCAGCTAGGTAGGAGCCACAAGTCATGCCTGACTTCCGGATGTTTACAGCCAACCCTTTACCACAGCACACATGAAAAGACAGGAACCTCCACGTGTGCAGGGGGGGCATTTCTACAATTCAGTGAACAAAATTCGCCACGTAATACCACTTGCTCATTCTTGTTCCACTGATGCAAAGGTTGGAACTACACAAAGGGAGTTTGACCTGCCCTCCTCTCGCTCCCACATAATGTCTCCTTGCCAATGtactatatactatacataATATAGTATTGCATTACTGTCTAACAAATCACGCACAATAAACACCTGTCCCACAAACCAGTACATGGTAATGACCATTTAGCTAATAGTGAACAAGCCAGCTAATTAGCTATCACCTTAGATAGCGAGTTAGCATGCATGAATTTTTAGCACAGGTGAATCTTGATATTACAAATAACTCGAAAAACGAAATCCTCCCACATCAAATAGGGTTATGAAGTGGCAATGGTGTTAATTATTCTAGGTGTCGAGTGGTGTTGTGCAGGCCCCTCCCgcatttttacctttaattcAAGGAACAAAATTAGCCACATAATACGGTTTGGTCTTCTTTGCTAAGTATGCAACTATAACAAAATTTAGGAGCTCCACTCGCCACCTAGTGtccaaacaccatcaccaccattgCCTGAAACAATGTAATGTTAACAAGGCAAATGTAAAGGGGCGGAGAGGAACCATTCAATTGGTTTCTGATTTCTGATCTGAACTATGCAGGCATTGATGAGATCTCGGACGACGTGTACAGGGGCGTCGGGCATAGCGACTCGGACGACTCGGACAAGTCCGACTCCAGCGACAGTGAGTACGCCAGTGAAGAGGAGCACAAGCCAAAGAATGGCAACCATGACAATGGCCTCCATAAGGAGTCCAAAAAGAGGCCGAGACCTCCGTCCTCTCAGCCGCAGGATGGCAAGGGCCCTTCTCAGACCACCGCAGAGAAGGCCGGCTCTGAGCCACCTGCGAAAAAGAAGCCCATCAGCGTTGTGGAGAAGGAGTCTCCGGAGAAGGCGAAGACAAGCCCACAGCAGCATGCCCAGAGAGAGAGGTCTTCTGCTGGGCAGGAAGTCAAGGCTGCTGGGGACCTGGAAGGAGATTCAGACTCAGACAGAGAACTGGTGATTGATCTCGGCGACGAGCATGGAGGACGTGAGAGGAAGAAACCAAAAAGAGAAGCACCTGCAGCTCCCAGCTCTGCGGCCAAAGAACCAGCAGCCATCAAATCCGAAGGTAGCCATTTCATCTTTCTTCTagactgtacgtgtgtgtgtgtgtgcatttgggtGTAATGTTCTTTGGTGGGTCATAAATCAGCTGTGTTCAACTTCCTGTCTTCTTCTCTGCTGTCTCTTTAGGAAAAGCTGccagtgtgtctgtctctccagcaccatcttcctcctcatccaaTCCCAGCACAAGGGACTCCGCTCAGTCAGCCGCCAAGCCACCAAACGTCAACCCCACCcagccctccacctccaccaccaccacctccactgctGCCCTCCCAGGTATGCCGGCGGTCTCCTCCACAACTGCCTCCAACTCCACCCCCAACTCCAATGTGGTGAAGAAACAGCGCCCTCTGCTGCCAAAGGAGGCTGCGCAGCCTGGGCAGCAGACTGTGGTTTGGACCCCGGCTGGGAGTAAGTTCCAGACATCCTCTCAGAAGTGGCACTTACAGAAGGTCCagagacagcagcagcagggcTCTCAGCCAGCCGCCCAGTCCCAAGCCCAGCCCCAAGCCCAGCCCCAAGCCCAGCCCCAAGCCCAGCCCCAAGCCCAGCCCCAAGCCCAGCCCCAAGCCCAGTCCCAAGCCCAGCCCCAGAGCCCAGCTTCCTCCAGCAACTCCAGCACGCGCTACCAGACCAGGCAATCCGTGAAAGGTAATGAAAACATTACTTGTAAAATCTCTCCACCCTCCCAACACGTACTGTCCACTAACAGCTGACTCTCATGTAGATCTTCCATAGCTCTGTCCTACTATTTGCTGCAAAGACATTTTTTTACAGCAGTCACAAATTTTTGGAGTCTGCATATCAAACTGGCAAAGGCTGCCTAAGACAGCAGAAACAGATAATGTTCTCATGACTGAAATTAAATATAACAAATTTGGCCATTTTTACTGATTTTCATCTTTTCTGTTTTGGCAGCTGTCCAGCAGAAGGACCTCCCGTCTGGTTCCTCTAACTCCACCCTGACTGGAGACTTTCTTACCCCACCTGCCTCTGCTGATGTAGCCGCTGACATAGCCAAGTACACCTCAAAGGTATGTTAGCATGCACGGCTGAACCCTAATGCAAGCTGGTGACTCGGCAACCCGAGGCAGATTTCTGTgatatataacttttttttaattttttttatatcattTCCTGTCATGTCTATATGCTACTGCCATTCTTACACCCTCAGACCTGATCTGACTTAAGTAGATATTCTGTTTATTCTATAATATGACATGCTGTGTATTAATTGGTACaattacatttaaacatttttgtaTTCTTGGAATTATTGGAGTTGTTTTTTCTGCTTCATTTTTGTAGATGATGGATGCAATTAAAGGGACAATGACTGAGATCTACAATGACCTTTCAAAAAGCACAACAGGAAACACCATTGCAGAGGTTTGACACCTAGATCTAGTTCTACCGGGCGGTTATAGTACAAAAAGTAGTAACTGAATGTATCTAATCTATAGAATTAGACAAATCCTTTAGAGTAGATTTAGATTATACTGATTGATGATAACATGAAGGTGTTTGATGGTTTTTGTTCTCCACTGATATGCTGCATTAACTTCTTGCTCTAACACAGATACGACGGTTGAGGATCGAGATAGAGAAACTCCAGTGGCTCCATCAGCAAGAACTGTCAGAGATGAAACACAATTtgggtaaagtgtgtgtgtgtgtgtgtgtgtgtgtgtgtgtgtgtgtgtgtttgcgtgtgtgtgtgtgtgtgcgtgtgtgtgtgtgcgtgtgtgcgtgtgtgcgtgtgtgtgtgtgtgtgtgtgtgtgtgtgtgtgtgtgtgtgtgtggtgtgtgtggtgtgtgtgtgtctgtgtgtgtgtgtgtgtgtgtgtgcgtgtgcgtgtgtgtgtgtgtgtgtgtgtgtggtgtgtgtgtgtgtgtgtgtgtggtgtgtgtgtgtgtgtgtgtgtctggtgtgtgtgtggtgtgtgtgtgtgtgtgtgtgtgtgcgtgtgtgcgtgtgcgtgtgtgcgtgtgcgtgtgtgcgtgtgtgtgtgtgtgtgtgtgtgtgtgtgtgtgtttgcgtgcgtgtgcatgaatgttttttgtttatgtttacataaatgtgtgtgcagaTTCACAGCACAGTGATTTTATTGTGCGTGTGTACAGAACTGACCATGGCGGAGATGAGGCAAAGTCTGGAGCAGGAGAGGGAGCGGCTGGTCTCGGAGGTGAGGAAGCAGATGGAGGCGGAGAAGCAGCAGGCCGTGGACGAGACCAAGAAGAAGCAGTGGTGTGCCAACTGCAAGAAGGAAGCTATTTTCTactgctgctggaacaccagcTACTGTGACTACCCCTGCCAGCAAGCACACTGGCCTGAACACATGAAATCTTGCACACAGTCAGGTATGcagcatacagacacacacatgaacacatgcatGCAAGCAACAACATTACCCATTTTCCAAAATTACTCATACAGCCTCATGTCTCCCTGTTTTGTAGCCACAGCATCTCATCAAGAGCCTGAAGAGGAAACACCTGTGGCCCCAGGTGTGAAGCCCACGGGTCAGTCGCCGAAATCTCAGCTCTCTCCACCAGGCACCAGGACCTCgcccacacacaaaacaccatcCCCATCAGCGGAGAACAGCAGGGGGGGCACTGCCGTCTCTGTCTCCTAACCAGAGCACTACACACATTACTATTACCTTCTGCTGTTTCTTCTGCAGAGTTCCTCAAAAGGTTACTGGCTTGGT
This sequence is a window from Brachyhypopomus gauderio isolate BG-103 chromosome 21, BGAUD_0.2, whole genome shotgun sequence. Protein-coding genes within it:
- the prkcbp1l gene encoding protein kinase C binding protein 1, like isoform X2, whose translation is MHPQSLAEEEIKTESDVGEGMEVSIPPKVPDLGSAESALAAQKRKAPSPPHSSNGHSPSDTSPSAIKKKKKPGLVTNNKDQCELRHGPFYYAKQPALTTDPVDVVPQDGRNDFYCWVCHREGQVLCCELCPRVYHAKCLKLAAEPEGDWFCPECEKITVAECIETQSKAMTMLNLEQLSYLLKFALQKMKQPGTEPFQKPVSLEQHPDYAEYIFHPMDLCTLEKNIRKMIYGCTEAFLADVKWILHNCIIYNGGNHKLTATAKVIVKICEHEMNEIEVCPECYLSACQKRDNWFCEPCSQPHPLVWAKLKGFPFWPAKALRDKDGQVDARFFGQHDRAWVPINNCYLMSKEIPFSVKKTKSIFNSAMQEMEVYVENVRKKYGIFNYAPFRTPYTPNNQFQMLLDPSNPRKGTVMQEKQDKVKFNFDMTASPKMLLGKSMMPAGAGRRISLTDMPRSPMSTNSSVHTGSDLEQDASERGTRMPSSHYSAGEDSMDCTASPGSLKTSGSPRPALPASVKQERTQATGSILNLNLDRVKADMDLKELSESVQQLQSQQQGAPTLLISPKKPTRSLDKTIESCKAQLGIDEISDDVYRGVGHSDSDDSDKSDSSDSEYASEEEHKPKNGNHDNGLHKESKKRPRPPSSQPQDGKGPSQTTAEKAGSEPPAKKKPISVVEKESPEKAKTSPQQHAQRERSSAGQEVKAAGDLEGDSDSDRELVIDLGDEHGGRERKKPKREAPAAPSSAAKEPAAIKSEGKAASVSVSPAPSSSSSNPSTRDSAQSAAKPPNVNPTQPSTSTTTTSTAALPGMPAVSSTTASNSTPNSNVVKKQRPLLPKEAAQPGQQTVVWTPAGSKFQTSSQKWHLQKVQRQQQQGSQPAAQSQAQPQAQPQAQPQAQPQAQPQAQPQAQSQAQPQSPASSSNSSTRYQTRQSVKAVQQKDLPSGSSNSTLTGDFLTPPASADVAADIAKYTSKMMDAIKGTMTEIYNDLSKSTTGNTIAEIRRLRIEIEKLQWLHQQELSEMKHNLELTMAEMRQSLEQERERLVSEVRKQMEAEKQQAVDETKKKQWCANCKKEAIFYCCWNTSYCDYPCQQAHWPEHMKSCTQSATASHQEPEEETPVAPGVKPTGQSPKSQLSPPGTRTSPTHKTPSPSAENSRGGTAVSVS
- the prkcbp1l gene encoding protein kinase C binding protein 1, like isoform X5, whose amino-acid sequence is MHPQSLAEEEIKTESDVGEGMEVSIPPKVPDLGSAESALAAQKRKAPSPPHSSNGHSPSDTSPSAIKKKKKPGLVTNNKDQDGRNDFYCWVCHREGQVLCCELCPRVYHAKCLKLAAEPEGDWFCPECEKITVAECIETQSKAMTMLNLEQLSYLLKFALQKMKQPGTEPFQKPVSLEQHPDYAEYIFHPMDLCTLEKNIRKMIYGCTEAFLADVKWILHNCIIYNGGNHKLTATAKVIVKICEHEMNEIEVCPECYLSACQKRDNWFCEPCSQPHPLVWAKLKGFPFWPAKALRDKDGQVDARFFGQHDRAWVPINNCYLMSKEIPFSVKKTKSIFNSAMQEMEVYVENVRKKYGIFNYAPFRTPYTPNNQFQMLLDPSNPRKGTVMQEKQDKVKFNFDMTASPKMLLGKSMMPAGAGRRISLTDMPRSPMSTNSSVHTGSDLEQDASERGTRMPSSHYSAGEDSMDCTASPGSLKTSGSPRPALPASVKQERTQATGSILNLNLDRVKADMDLKELSESVQQLQSQQQGAPTLLISPKKPTRSLDKTIESCKAQLGIDEISDDVYRGVGHSDSDDSDKSDSSDSEYASEEEHKPKNGNHDNGLHKESKKRPRPPSSQPQDGKGPSQTTAEKAGSEPPAKKKPISVVEKESPEKAKTSPQQHAQRERSSAGQEVKAAGDLEGDSDSDRELVIDLGDEHGGRERKKPKREAPAAPSSAAKEPAAIKSEGKAASVSVSPAPSSSSSNPSTRDSAQSAAKPPNVNPTQPSTSTTTTSTAALPGMPAVSSTTASNSTPNSNVVKKQRPLLPKEAAQPGQQTVVWTPAGSKFQTSSQKWHLQKVQRQQQQGSQPAAQSQAQPQAQPQAQPQAQPQAQPQAQPQAQSQAQPQSPASSSNSSTRYQTRQSVKAVQQKDLPSGSSNSTLTGDFLTPPASADVAADIAKYTSKMMDAIKGTMTEIYNDLSKSTTGNTIAEIRRLRIEIEKLQWLHQQELSEMKHNLELTMAEMRQSLEQERERLVSEVRKQMEAEKQQAVDETKKKQWCANCKKEAIFYCCWNTSYCDYPCQQAHWPEHMKSCTQSATASHQEPEEETPVAPGVKPTGQSPKSQLSPPGTRTSPTHKTPSPSAENSRGGTAVSVS
- the prkcbp1l gene encoding protein kinase C binding protein 1, like isoform X1, which translates into the protein MENASALYIKKSLAEEEIKTESDVGEGMEVSIPPKVPDLGSAESALAAQKRKAPSPPHSSNGHSPSDTSPSAIKKKKKPGLVTNNKDQCELRHGPFYYAKQPALTTDPVDVVPQDGRNDFYCWVCHREGQVLCCELCPRVYHAKCLKLAAEPEGDWFCPECEKITVAECIETQSKAMTMLNLEQLSYLLKFALQKMKQPGTEPFQKPVSLEQHPDYAEYIFHPMDLCTLEKNIRKMIYGCTEAFLADVKWILHNCIIYNGGNHKLTATAKVIVKICEHEMNEIEVCPECYLSACQKRDNWFCEPCSQPHPLVWAKLKGFPFWPAKALRDKDGQVDARFFGQHDRAWVPINNCYLMSKEIPFSVKKTKSIFNSAMQEMEVYVENVRKKYGIFNYAPFRTPYTPNNQFQMLLDPSNPRKGTVMQEKQDKVKFNFDMTASPKMLLGKSMMPAGAGRRISLTDMPRSPMSTNSSVHTGSDLEQDASERGTRMPSSHYSAGEDSMDCTASPGSLKTSGSPRPALPASVKQERTQATGSILNLNLDRVKADMDLKELSESVQQLQSQQQGAPTLLISPKKPTRSLDKTIESCKAQLGIDEISDDVYRGVGHSDSDDSDKSDSSDSEYASEEEHKPKNGNHDNGLHKESKKRPRPPSSQPQDGKGPSQTTAEKAGSEPPAKKKPISVVEKESPEKAKTSPQQHAQRERSSAGQEVKAAGDLEGDSDSDRELVIDLGDEHGGRERKKPKREAPAAPSSAAKEPAAIKSEGKAASVSVSPAPSSSSSNPSTRDSAQSAAKPPNVNPTQPSTSTTTTSTAALPGMPAVSSTTASNSTPNSNVVKKQRPLLPKEAAQPGQQTVVWTPAGSKFQTSSQKWHLQKVQRQQQQGSQPAAQSQAQPQAQPQAQPQAQPQAQPQAQPQAQSQAQPQSPASSSNSSTRYQTRQSVKAVQQKDLPSGSSNSTLTGDFLTPPASADVAADIAKYTSKMMDAIKGTMTEIYNDLSKSTTGNTIAEIRRLRIEIEKLQWLHQQELSEMKHNLELTMAEMRQSLEQERERLVSEVRKQMEAEKQQAVDETKKKQWCANCKKEAIFYCCWNTSYCDYPCQQAHWPEHMKSCTQSATASHQEPEEETPVAPGVKPTGQSPKSQLSPPGTRTSPTHKTPSPSAENSRGGTAVSVS
- the prkcbp1l gene encoding protein kinase C binding protein 1, like isoform X3 codes for the protein MENASALYIKKSLAEEEIKTESDVGEGMEVSIPPKVPDLGSAESALAAQKRKAPSPPHSSNGHSPSDTSPSAIKKKKKPGLVTNNKDQDGRNDFYCWVCHREGQVLCCELCPRVYHAKCLKLAAEPEGDWFCPECEKITVAECIETQSKAMTMLNLEQLSYLLKFALQKMKQPGTEPFQKPVSLEQHPDYAEYIFHPMDLCTLEKNIRKMIYGCTEAFLADVKWILHNCIIYNGGNHKLTATAKVIVKICEHEMNEIEVCPECYLSACQKRDNWFCEPCSQPHPLVWAKLKGFPFWPAKALRDKDGQVDARFFGQHDRAWVPINNCYLMSKEIPFSVKKTKSIFNSAMQEMEVYVENVRKKYGIFNYAPFRTPYTPNNQFQMLLDPSNPRKGTVMQEKQDKVKFNFDMTASPKMLLGKSMMPAGAGRRISLTDMPRSPMSTNSSVHTGSDLEQDASERGTRMPSSHYSAGEDSMDCTASPGSLKTSGSPRPALPASVKQERTQATGSILNLNLDRVKADMDLKELSESVQQLQSQQQGAPTLLISPKKPTRSLDKTIESCKAQLGIDEISDDVYRGVGHSDSDDSDKSDSSDSEYASEEEHKPKNGNHDNGLHKESKKRPRPPSSQPQDGKGPSQTTAEKAGSEPPAKKKPISVVEKESPEKAKTSPQQHAQRERSSAGQEVKAAGDLEGDSDSDRELVIDLGDEHGGRERKKPKREAPAAPSSAAKEPAAIKSEGKAASVSVSPAPSSSSSNPSTRDSAQSAAKPPNVNPTQPSTSTTTTSTAALPGMPAVSSTTASNSTPNSNVVKKQRPLLPKEAAQPGQQTVVWTPAGSKFQTSSQKWHLQKVQRQQQQGSQPAAQSQAQPQAQPQAQPQAQPQAQPQAQPQAQSQAQPQSPASSSNSSTRYQTRQSVKAVQQKDLPSGSSNSTLTGDFLTPPASADVAADIAKYTSKMMDAIKGTMTEIYNDLSKSTTGNTIAEIRRLRIEIEKLQWLHQQELSEMKHNLELTMAEMRQSLEQERERLVSEVRKQMEAEKQQAVDETKKKQWCANCKKEAIFYCCWNTSYCDYPCQQAHWPEHMKSCTQSATASHQEPEEETPVAPGVKPTGQSPKSQLSPPGTRTSPTHKTPSPSAENSRGGTAVSVS
- the prkcbp1l gene encoding protein kinase C binding protein 1, like isoform X4; the protein is MEVSIPPKVPDLGSAESALAAQKRKAPSPPHSSNGHSPSDTSPSAIKKKKKPGLVTNNKDQCELRHGPFYYAKQPALTTDPVDVVPQDGRNDFYCWVCHREGQVLCCELCPRVYHAKCLKLAAEPEGDWFCPECEKITVAECIETQSKAMTMLNLEQLSYLLKFALQKMKQPGTEPFQKPVSLEQHPDYAEYIFHPMDLCTLEKNIRKMIYGCTEAFLADVKWILHNCIIYNGGNHKLTATAKVIVKICEHEMNEIEVCPECYLSACQKRDNWFCEPCSQPHPLVWAKLKGFPFWPAKALRDKDGQVDARFFGQHDRAWVPINNCYLMSKEIPFSVKKTKSIFNSAMQEMEVYVENVRKKYGIFNYAPFRTPYTPNNQFQMLLDPSNPRKGTVMQEKQDKVKFNFDMTASPKMLLGKSMMPAGAGRRISLTDMPRSPMSTNSSVHTGSDLEQDASERGTRMPSSHYSAGEDSMDCTASPGSLKTSGSPRPALPASVKQERTQATGSILNLNLDRVKADMDLKELSESVQQLQSQQQGAPTLLISPKKPTRSLDKTIESCKAQLGIDEISDDVYRGVGHSDSDDSDKSDSSDSEYASEEEHKPKNGNHDNGLHKESKKRPRPPSSQPQDGKGPSQTTAEKAGSEPPAKKKPISVVEKESPEKAKTSPQQHAQRERSSAGQEVKAAGDLEGDSDSDRELVIDLGDEHGGRERKKPKREAPAAPSSAAKEPAAIKSEGKAASVSVSPAPSSSSSNPSTRDSAQSAAKPPNVNPTQPSTSTTTTSTAALPGMPAVSSTTASNSTPNSNVVKKQRPLLPKEAAQPGQQTVVWTPAGSKFQTSSQKWHLQKVQRQQQQGSQPAAQSQAQPQAQPQAQPQAQPQAQPQAQPQAQSQAQPQSPASSSNSSTRYQTRQSVKAVQQKDLPSGSSNSTLTGDFLTPPASADVAADIAKYTSKMMDAIKGTMTEIYNDLSKSTTGNTIAEIRRLRIEIEKLQWLHQQELSEMKHNLELTMAEMRQSLEQERERLVSEVRKQMEAEKQQAVDETKKKQWCANCKKEAIFYCCWNTSYCDYPCQQAHWPEHMKSCTQSATASHQEPEEETPVAPGVKPTGQSPKSQLSPPGTRTSPTHKTPSPSAENSRGGTAVSVS